In Pomacea canaliculata isolate SZHN2017 linkage group LG12, ASM307304v1, whole genome shotgun sequence, a single genomic region encodes these proteins:
- the LOC112576448 gene encoding uncharacterized protein LOC112576448, with the protein MLIPDETCVSDSACAGNGSYACAEPASTGHIARLLQRLKNGITLKKRQKNKKRELAVAATPLRPALGRPPNTIRKSERLENAAHPRPGPSNESGQRITFTLPPSVQEQMVTCAITEARDFRDEIKINLEIKIKPIN; encoded by the exons ATGCTAATACCTGACGAAACGTGTGTATcggacagcgcatgcgcaggaaATGGTagctacgcatgcgcagagcccGCTTCAACGGGTCATATTGCTCGATTGCTACAGAG GTTGAAGAACGGAATCACTCTGAAG AAacgtcaaaaaaacaaaaagagggaACTTGCCGTCGCAGCCACGCCGTTAAGGCCTGCTTTGGGGCGGCCACCAAACACTATAAGAAAAAGCGAGCGGCTCGAGAATGCAGCACACCCTCGCCCTGGCCCATCTAACGAGAGCGGGCAAAGAATCACATTTACGCTACCGCCTTCTGTGCAAGAACAAATGGTCACTTGCGCCATTACCGAGGCTAGAGATTTCCGTGACgaaatcaaaattaatttggaaataaaaatcaagCCCATCAACTGA